A part of Lathamus discolor isolate bLatDis1 chromosome 17, bLatDis1.hap1, whole genome shotgun sequence genomic DNA contains:
- the USP28 gene encoding ubiquitin carboxyl-terminal hydrolase 28 isoform X7 — protein sequence MPRQQAASLYVLLHMPGSPGGLPLPIAGAQHPTASQACCRPHGVQRLEPQPAGLGGRSGYEVQADVGVTVKQARAGFCIKLSVKGKGRSNTPDCQMLLDQLREITGIQDSSFLHAALKAANGDLMEAVTFLTEENAQEPAQDVAAAEPSAWEGSAVGKQLPQNVTTALTSNNKDDLHAIDTYTRLESPKPQAAERDAPERPQEAHSAESKSGSKRKRCEVWGENPKHSDWRRVGDWPVGVKNLGNTCWFSAVIQSLFQLSEFRRLVLGYNPPELELQSHHTRAEKRNIAFVLELQCLFALMLGTRRKFVDPSVALELLRDAFRSTEEQQQDVSEFTHKLLDWVEDAFQLTVNAKSPEDKSENPMVQLFYGTFLTEGVHEGNTFSKIETFGQYPLQVNGYRDLSECLEGAMVEGEMQEATTSQSGKYRQERWFTKLPPVLTFELSRFEFNQSLGHTEKIHTKLEFPQTIYMDRYLHCSKELIQKKREEVKRLSEKLVILQQKLERYLKYGSGPARFPLPDMLQYVLEFVATKPAVALPPAQDSQTTPLQSQTEPCVSDTLSQPNSTLERRDSPTEGGASSSPQQDSSAPLQPSGAAPAMSEHPAPHVVSEEELNLVRTCLERWRNEIEQDMEDLKRSIARINLSIEQIYCDPLLQQVPYRLHAVLVHEGQANAGHYWAFIYDQPRKSWLKYNDISVTESSWEEVERDSFGGLRNASAYCLVYISDKVSGSVADAPEAGQFQKEVEDLPLDLRHFIEEDNWRFEQEAKEWEEEQCCKIPQREPSPTSDSQDFSSESGRDQPSGCARSLSSEHARIAQEQTAKAIANSADTYDRSGAEAALCKPKEVEPVKAQAGETAPTGQAEQPQDANEAEPAAHSSSQVSEVEIPSVGKIPVRSDADGYNEEVMLSPAMQGVILAIAKARQTFDRDGSEAGLVKAFHEEYSRLYLLSKETPTPQNDARLQHVLIYFLQNNAPQQVVERTLLEQFADKNLSYDERSINIMKVARAKLREIGPDDVNMEEYKRWHEDYSLFRKVSIYLLTGLELYQNKKNTVQCGAGQCQFVKDL from the exons ATGCCCCGGCAGCAGGCAGCCTCCTTATATGTCCTGCTGCACATGCCGGGCTCCCCGGGGGGGCTGCCCCTTCCCATTGCAGGTGCCCAGCATCCCACAGCCTCTCAGGCCTGCTGCCGTCCTCATGGGGTACAGCGGCTCGAGCCTCAGCCTGCAGGTTTAGGGGGAAGATCTGGGTACGAAGTTCAAGCTGATGTTGGTGTTACCGTCAAGCAAGCGCGAGCAGGTTTTTGCATCAAGCTGTCagtaaaagggaaaggaagaagcaatACTCCg GACTGCCAGATGCTTTTAGACCAGCTGAGAGAGATCACAGGAATTCAAGACTCCTCTTTCCTTCATGCTGCTCTAAAG GCTGCTAATGGAGACCTGATGGAAGCAGTCACCTTCCTGACAGAGGAGAATGCCCAGGAGCCAGCTCAGgatgtggctgctgcagagccatcTGCTTGGGAAGGGAGCGCAGTGGGCAAGCAGCTCCCACAGA ATGTTACTACTGCACTTACCTCAAACAACAAAGACGACCTCCATGCGATCGACACATACACACGACTGGAATCACCAAAACCTCAGGCTGCAGAGAGGGATGCTCCGGAGAG GCCACAGGAAGCACATTCTGCTGAAAGCAAAAGCGGCTCCAAAAGGAAACGCTGTGAAGTCTGGGGAGAGAACCCCAAGCACAGTGACTGGAGGAGAGTGGGCGACTGGCCTGTTGGGGTGAAAAACCTTGGAAACACGTGCTGGTTTAGTGCTGTCATACAG TCTCTGTTTCAGCTGTCAGAATTCCGGAGGCTGGTCCTTGGGTACAACCCCCCAGAGCTCGAGCTTCAAAGCCATCACACTCGCGCT gaaaaaagaaacattgcaTTCGTGCTAGAACTTCAGTGTCTTTTTGCCCTAATGCTGGGGACCCGGCGCAAGTTTGTAGACCCTTCTGTAGCACTGGAACTCTTGAGGGATGCGTTCAGATCCACTGAGGAACAGCAG CAAGATGTGAGTGAATTTACGCACAAGCTACTGGACTGGGTGGAGGACGCGTTCCAGCTCACTGTGAATGCCAA gAGCCCTGAGGACAAGTCTGAAAACCCAATGGTACAGCTTTTCTACGGGACTTTCCTGACTGAGGGGGTCCATGAGG GCAATACTTTCTCCAAGATTGAAACCTTTGGTCAGTATCCCCTTCAGGTAAATGGTTATCGAGACTTGAGTGAGTGCTTGGAAGGAGCCATGGTGGAGGGAGAGATGCAGGAGGCAACCACATCTCAGTCGGGCAAGTACAGGCAGGAG CGCTGGTTTACAAAACTGCCCCCTGTGCTGACCTTCGAGCTCTCCCGATTCGAGTTCAATCAGTCGCTGGGACACACCGAGAAGATTCACACCAAGCTAGAATTTCCCCAGACCATTTACATGGACAG GTACCTCCACTGCAGTAAAGAGCTTATtcagaagaagagagaagaggttAAGAGATTGAGTGAGAAACTGGTGATTCTGCAGCAGAAACTGGAGAG GTACCTGAAGTACGGCTCCGGCCCAGCCCGCTTCCCGCTGCCCGACATGCTCCAGTATGTGTTGGAATTCGTTGCCACAAAGCCAGCTGTggctcttcctcctgctcaggACTCCCAGACAACACCCCTGCAGTCCCAAACCGAGCCTTGTGTTTCGGACACGCTTTCACAACCAAACAG CACACTGGAAAGGAGGGATAGTCCGACAGAAGGTGGAGCTTCCTCTTCACCTCAGCAAGACTCGAGTGCTCCGCTCCAGCCTTCTGGTGCAGCCCCAGCAATGTCTGAGCATCCAGCTCCTCATGTGGTTTCCGAGGAGGAGCTGAATCTGGTTCGGACCTGTCTGGAGCGATGGAGAAATGAGATCGAGCAAGACATGGAAG ATCTGAAGAGATCTATTGCCAGAATCAACCTGTCCATTGAGCAAATATACTGTGACCCTCTCCTCCAGCAG GTTCCCTATCGCTTGCATGCAGTCCTGGTACACGAAGGGCAAGCGAACGCTGGTCACTACTGGGCCTTCATCTATGACCAGCCTCGGAAAAGCTGGCTCAAATACAACGACATCTCCGTGACAGAATCCTCGTGGGAAGAAGTGGAGAGAGATTCATTTGGGGGCTTGAGGAATGCCAGTGCCTACTGCCTGGTGTACATCAGTGACAAGGTGTCCGGCTCTGTGGCAG ATgcccccgaggctggacagttTCAGAAGGAAGTTGAAGACTTGCCCCTGGACCTGAGGCACTTCATCGAGGAGGACAACTGGCGGTTCGAGCAGGAGGCCAAGGAGTGGGAGGAGGAGCAGTGCTGCAAGATTCCCCAGAGGGAGCCTTCGCCCACTTCTGACTCGCAGGACTTCTCCTCTGAATCAGGCCGAG ATCAGCCCTCGGGCTGCGCGCGCTCCCTGTCCTCCGAGCACGCCCGCATCGCGCAGGAGCAGACGGCCAAGGCCATCGCCAACAGCGCAGACACCTACGACAGGAGCGGCGCCGAGGCAGCGCTCTGCAAG CCCAAGGAGGTAGAGCCAGTGAAGGCCCAGGCGGGAGAAACAGCCCCTACGGGTCAGGCAGAACAACCCCAGGACGCTAACGAAGCAGAGCCTGCTGCCCACAGTAGCTCACAGGTCTCTGAGGTGGAAATCCCCAGTGTGGGGAAGATTCCCGTTAGATCCGATGCAGATGGATATAATGAGGAG GTGATGCTGAGTCCAGCCATGCAAGGTGTCATCCTGGCTATTGCAAAAGCCCGCCAGACCTTTGATCGGGATGGGTCTGAAGCAGGGCTTGTTAAG GCGTTCCACGAGGAGTATTCCCGACTCTACTTGCTTTCCAAGGAGACCCCGACCCCTCAGAACGATGCCCGGTTGCAGCACGTGCTCATTTACTTCCTGCAAAACAACGCTCCGCAGCAGGTCGTGGAACGGACCCTCCTGGAGCAGTTCGCAGACAAAAACCTCAGCTACGATGAAAG GTCCATTAACATCATGAAGGTAGCGCGAGCAAAGCTGAGAGAAATCGGTCCTGACGATGTCAATATGGAGGAGTACAAG AGATGGCACGAAGACTACAGCCTCTTCCGCAAGGTGTCCATTTACCTGCTGACAGGGCTGGAGCTCTACCAGAACAAGAA GAACACAGTGCAGTGTGGGGCCGGACAGTGCCAGTTTGTGAAGGATTTGTGA
- the USP28 gene encoding ubiquitin carboxyl-terminal hydrolase 28 isoform X1 — MPRQQAASLYVLLHMPGSPGGLPLPIAGAQHPTASQACCRPHGVQRLEPQPAGLGGRSGYEVQADVGVTVKQARAGFCIKLSVKGKGRSNTPDCQMLLDQLREITGIQDSSFLHAALKAANGDLMEAVTFLTEENAQEPAQDVAAAEPSAWEGSAVGKQLPQNVTTALTSNNKDDLHAIDTYTRLESPKPQAAERDAPERPQEAHSAESKSGSKRKRCEVWGENPKHSDWRRVGDWPVGVKNLGNTCWFSAVIQSLFQLSEFRRLVLGYNPPELELQSHHTRAEKRNIAFVLELQCLFALMLGTRRKFVDPSVALELLRDAFRSTEEQQQDVSEFTHKLLDWVEDAFQLTVNAKSPEDKSENPMVQLFYGTFLTEGVHEGNTFSKIETFGQYPLQVNGYRDLSECLEGAMVEGEMQEATTSQSGKYRQERWFTKLPPVLTFELSRFEFNQSLGHTEKIHTKLEFPQTIYMDRYLHCSKELIQKKREEVKRLSEKLVILQQKLERYLKYGSGPARFPLPDMLQYVLEFVATKPAVALPPAQDSQTTPLQSQTEPCVSDTLSQPNSTLERRDSPTEGGASSSPQQDSSAPLQPSGAAPAMSEHPAPHVVSEEELNLVRTCLERWRNEIEQDMEDLKRSIARINLSIEQIYCDPLLQQVPYRLHAVLVHEGQANAGHYWAFIYDQPRKSWLKYNDISVTESSWEEVERDSFGGLRNASAYCLVYISDKVSGSVADAPEAGQFQKEVEDLPLDLRHFIEEDNWRFEQEAKEWEEEQCCKIPQREPSPTSDSQDFSSESGRDQPSGCARSLSSEHARIAQEQTAKAIANSADTYDRSGAEAALCKPKEVEPVKAQAGETAPTGQAEQPQDANEAEPAAHSSSQVSEVEIPSVGKIPVRSDADGYNEEVMLSPAMQGVILAIAKARQTFDRDGSEAGLVKAFHEEYSRLYLLSKETPTPQNDARLQHVLIYFLQNNAPQQVVERTLLEQFADKNLSYDERSINIMKVARAKLREIGPDDVNMEEYKRWHEDYSLFRKVSIYLLTGLELYQNKKYQESLTYLVYAYQSNTKLLQKGTKRGVSESLITLYRRNCLLKLNEVAASMFISCEEARVAEGISILNELIIPCMHLMNNFEISREDMDAIEVMRNHWCSYLGREDMDAKLQMRLGEVLPRLLDCPSEVVVLKEPPKIRPNSPYDLCSRFAAVMESIHGASTVAVK; from the exons ATGCCCCGGCAGCAGGCAGCCTCCTTATATGTCCTGCTGCACATGCCGGGCTCCCCGGGGGGGCTGCCCCTTCCCATTGCAGGTGCCCAGCATCCCACAGCCTCTCAGGCCTGCTGCCGTCCTCATGGGGTACAGCGGCTCGAGCCTCAGCCTGCAGGTTTAGGGGGAAGATCTGGGTACGAAGTTCAAGCTGATGTTGGTGTTACCGTCAAGCAAGCGCGAGCAGGTTTTTGCATCAAGCTGTCagtaaaagggaaaggaagaagcaatACTCCg GACTGCCAGATGCTTTTAGACCAGCTGAGAGAGATCACAGGAATTCAAGACTCCTCTTTCCTTCATGCTGCTCTAAAG GCTGCTAATGGAGACCTGATGGAAGCAGTCACCTTCCTGACAGAGGAGAATGCCCAGGAGCCAGCTCAGgatgtggctgctgcagagccatcTGCTTGGGAAGGGAGCGCAGTGGGCAAGCAGCTCCCACAGA ATGTTACTACTGCACTTACCTCAAACAACAAAGACGACCTCCATGCGATCGACACATACACACGACTGGAATCACCAAAACCTCAGGCTGCAGAGAGGGATGCTCCGGAGAG GCCACAGGAAGCACATTCTGCTGAAAGCAAAAGCGGCTCCAAAAGGAAACGCTGTGAAGTCTGGGGAGAGAACCCCAAGCACAGTGACTGGAGGAGAGTGGGCGACTGGCCTGTTGGGGTGAAAAACCTTGGAAACACGTGCTGGTTTAGTGCTGTCATACAG TCTCTGTTTCAGCTGTCAGAATTCCGGAGGCTGGTCCTTGGGTACAACCCCCCAGAGCTCGAGCTTCAAAGCCATCACACTCGCGCT gaaaaaagaaacattgcaTTCGTGCTAGAACTTCAGTGTCTTTTTGCCCTAATGCTGGGGACCCGGCGCAAGTTTGTAGACCCTTCTGTAGCACTGGAACTCTTGAGGGATGCGTTCAGATCCACTGAGGAACAGCAG CAAGATGTGAGTGAATTTACGCACAAGCTACTGGACTGGGTGGAGGACGCGTTCCAGCTCACTGTGAATGCCAA gAGCCCTGAGGACAAGTCTGAAAACCCAATGGTACAGCTTTTCTACGGGACTTTCCTGACTGAGGGGGTCCATGAGG GCAATACTTTCTCCAAGATTGAAACCTTTGGTCAGTATCCCCTTCAGGTAAATGGTTATCGAGACTTGAGTGAGTGCTTGGAAGGAGCCATGGTGGAGGGAGAGATGCAGGAGGCAACCACATCTCAGTCGGGCAAGTACAGGCAGGAG CGCTGGTTTACAAAACTGCCCCCTGTGCTGACCTTCGAGCTCTCCCGATTCGAGTTCAATCAGTCGCTGGGACACACCGAGAAGATTCACACCAAGCTAGAATTTCCCCAGACCATTTACATGGACAG GTACCTCCACTGCAGTAAAGAGCTTATtcagaagaagagagaagaggttAAGAGATTGAGTGAGAAACTGGTGATTCTGCAGCAGAAACTGGAGAG GTACCTGAAGTACGGCTCCGGCCCAGCCCGCTTCCCGCTGCCCGACATGCTCCAGTATGTGTTGGAATTCGTTGCCACAAAGCCAGCTGTggctcttcctcctgctcaggACTCCCAGACAACACCCCTGCAGTCCCAAACCGAGCCTTGTGTTTCGGACACGCTTTCACAACCAAACAG CACACTGGAAAGGAGGGATAGTCCGACAGAAGGTGGAGCTTCCTCTTCACCTCAGCAAGACTCGAGTGCTCCGCTCCAGCCTTCTGGTGCAGCCCCAGCAATGTCTGAGCATCCAGCTCCTCATGTGGTTTCCGAGGAGGAGCTGAATCTGGTTCGGACCTGTCTGGAGCGATGGAGAAATGAGATCGAGCAAGACATGGAAG ATCTGAAGAGATCTATTGCCAGAATCAACCTGTCCATTGAGCAAATATACTGTGACCCTCTCCTCCAGCAG GTTCCCTATCGCTTGCATGCAGTCCTGGTACACGAAGGGCAAGCGAACGCTGGTCACTACTGGGCCTTCATCTATGACCAGCCTCGGAAAAGCTGGCTCAAATACAACGACATCTCCGTGACAGAATCCTCGTGGGAAGAAGTGGAGAGAGATTCATTTGGGGGCTTGAGGAATGCCAGTGCCTACTGCCTGGTGTACATCAGTGACAAGGTGTCCGGCTCTGTGGCAG ATgcccccgaggctggacagttTCAGAAGGAAGTTGAAGACTTGCCCCTGGACCTGAGGCACTTCATCGAGGAGGACAACTGGCGGTTCGAGCAGGAGGCCAAGGAGTGGGAGGAGGAGCAGTGCTGCAAGATTCCCCAGAGGGAGCCTTCGCCCACTTCTGACTCGCAGGACTTCTCCTCTGAATCAGGCCGAG ATCAGCCCTCGGGCTGCGCGCGCTCCCTGTCCTCCGAGCACGCCCGCATCGCGCAGGAGCAGACGGCCAAGGCCATCGCCAACAGCGCAGACACCTACGACAGGAGCGGCGCCGAGGCAGCGCTCTGCAAG CCCAAGGAGGTAGAGCCAGTGAAGGCCCAGGCGGGAGAAACAGCCCCTACGGGTCAGGCAGAACAACCCCAGGACGCTAACGAAGCAGAGCCTGCTGCCCACAGTAGCTCACAGGTCTCTGAGGTGGAAATCCCCAGTGTGGGGAAGATTCCCGTTAGATCCGATGCAGATGGATATAATGAGGAG GTGATGCTGAGTCCAGCCATGCAAGGTGTCATCCTGGCTATTGCAAAAGCCCGCCAGACCTTTGATCGGGATGGGTCTGAAGCAGGGCTTGTTAAG GCGTTCCACGAGGAGTATTCCCGACTCTACTTGCTTTCCAAGGAGACCCCGACCCCTCAGAACGATGCCCGGTTGCAGCACGTGCTCATTTACTTCCTGCAAAACAACGCTCCGCAGCAGGTCGTGGAACGGACCCTCCTGGAGCAGTTCGCAGACAAAAACCTCAGCTACGATGAAAG GTCCATTAACATCATGAAGGTAGCGCGAGCAAAGCTGAGAGAAATCGGTCCTGACGATGTCAATATGGAGGAGTACAAG AGATGGCACGAAGACTACAGCCTCTTCCGCAAGGTGTCCATTTACCTGCTGACAGGGCTGGAGCTCTACCAGAACAAGAA GTACCAGGAGTCACTCACCTACCTGGTGTACGCCTACCAGAGCAACAccaagctgctgcagaagggcaCCAAGAGAGGAGTGAGCGAATCCCTGATTACCTTGTACAGAAGGAACTGTCTCCTG AAGCTGAATGAAGTGGCAGCATCTATGTTCATAAGCTGTGAAGAAGCTCGTGTGGCAGAGGGCATTAGCATCCTGAACGAGCTGATCATCCCCTGCATGCACCTCATGAACAACTTTGAGATCTCCAGGGAGGACATGGATGCCATCGAGGTCATGAGAAACCACTGGTGCTCCTATTTGGGTCGCGAAGACATGGACG CAAAGCTGCAGATGAGGCTGGGTGAGGTCCTGCCCCGGCTCCTCGACTGCCCCAGCGAGGTCGTCGTCCTGAAGGAGCCGCCGAAGATCCGGCCCAACTCCCCCTACGACCTCTGCAGCCGCTTCGCAGCCGTCATGGAGTCCATCCATGGCGCCTCGACCGTCGCTGTGAAGTAG
- the USP28 gene encoding ubiquitin carboxyl-terminal hydrolase 28 isoform X2, translating into MPRQQAASLYVLLHMPGSPGGLPLPIAGAQHPTASQACCRPHGVQRLEPQPAGLGGRSGYEVQADVGVTVKQARAGFCIKLSVKGKGRSNTPDCQMLLDQLREITGIQDSSFLHAALKAANGDLMEAVTFLTEENAQEPAQDVAAAEPSAWEGSAVGKQLPQNVTTALTSNNKDDLHAIDTYTRLESPKPQAAERDAPERPQEAHSAESKSGSKRKRCEVWGENPKHSDWRRVGDWPVGVKNLGNTCWFSAVIQSLFQLSEFRRLVLGYNPPELELQSHHTRAEKRNIAFVLELQCLFALMLGTRRKFVDPSVALELLRDAFRSTEEQQQDVSEFTHKLLDWVEDAFQLTVNAKSPEDKSENPMVQLFYGTFLTEGVHEGNTFSKIETFGQYPLQVNGYRDLSECLEGAMVEGEMQEATTSQSGKYRQERWFTKLPPVLTFELSRFEFNQSLGHTEKIHTKLEFPQTIYMDRYLHCSKELIQKKREEVKRLSEKLVILQQKLERYLKYGSGPARFPLPDMLQYVLEFVATKPAVALPPAQDSQTTPLQSQTEPCVSDTLSQPNSTLERRDSPTEGGASSSPQQDSSAPLQPSGAAPAMSEHPAPHVVSEEELNLVRTCLERWRNEIEQDMEDLKRSIARINLSIEQIYCDPLLQQVPYRLHAVLVHEGQANAGHYWAFIYDQPRKSWLKYNDISVTESSWEEVERDSFGGLRNASAYCLVYISDKVSGSVADAPEAGQFQKEVEDLPLDLRHFIEEDNWRFEQEAKEWEEEQCCKIPQREPSPTSDSQDFSSESGRDQPSGCARSLSSEHARIAQEQTAKAIANSADTYDRSGAEAALCKPKEVEPVKAQAGETAPTGQAEQPQDANEAEPAAHSSSQVSEVEIPSVGKIPVRSDADGYNEEAFHEEYSRLYLLSKETPTPQNDARLQHVLIYFLQNNAPQQVVERTLLEQFADKNLSYDERSINIMKVARAKLREIGPDDVNMEEYKRWHEDYSLFRKVSIYLLTGLELYQNKKYQESLTYLVYAYQSNTKLLQKGTKRGVSESLITLYRRNCLLKLNEVAASMFISCEEARVAEGISILNELIIPCMHLMNNFEISREDMDAIEVMRNHWCSYLGREDMDAKLQMRLGEVLPRLLDCPSEVVVLKEPPKIRPNSPYDLCSRFAAVMESIHGASTVAVK; encoded by the exons ATGCCCCGGCAGCAGGCAGCCTCCTTATATGTCCTGCTGCACATGCCGGGCTCCCCGGGGGGGCTGCCCCTTCCCATTGCAGGTGCCCAGCATCCCACAGCCTCTCAGGCCTGCTGCCGTCCTCATGGGGTACAGCGGCTCGAGCCTCAGCCTGCAGGTTTAGGGGGAAGATCTGGGTACGAAGTTCAAGCTGATGTTGGTGTTACCGTCAAGCAAGCGCGAGCAGGTTTTTGCATCAAGCTGTCagtaaaagggaaaggaagaagcaatACTCCg GACTGCCAGATGCTTTTAGACCAGCTGAGAGAGATCACAGGAATTCAAGACTCCTCTTTCCTTCATGCTGCTCTAAAG GCTGCTAATGGAGACCTGATGGAAGCAGTCACCTTCCTGACAGAGGAGAATGCCCAGGAGCCAGCTCAGgatgtggctgctgcagagccatcTGCTTGGGAAGGGAGCGCAGTGGGCAAGCAGCTCCCACAGA ATGTTACTACTGCACTTACCTCAAACAACAAAGACGACCTCCATGCGATCGACACATACACACGACTGGAATCACCAAAACCTCAGGCTGCAGAGAGGGATGCTCCGGAGAG GCCACAGGAAGCACATTCTGCTGAAAGCAAAAGCGGCTCCAAAAGGAAACGCTGTGAAGTCTGGGGAGAGAACCCCAAGCACAGTGACTGGAGGAGAGTGGGCGACTGGCCTGTTGGGGTGAAAAACCTTGGAAACACGTGCTGGTTTAGTGCTGTCATACAG TCTCTGTTTCAGCTGTCAGAATTCCGGAGGCTGGTCCTTGGGTACAACCCCCCAGAGCTCGAGCTTCAAAGCCATCACACTCGCGCT gaaaaaagaaacattgcaTTCGTGCTAGAACTTCAGTGTCTTTTTGCCCTAATGCTGGGGACCCGGCGCAAGTTTGTAGACCCTTCTGTAGCACTGGAACTCTTGAGGGATGCGTTCAGATCCACTGAGGAACAGCAG CAAGATGTGAGTGAATTTACGCACAAGCTACTGGACTGGGTGGAGGACGCGTTCCAGCTCACTGTGAATGCCAA gAGCCCTGAGGACAAGTCTGAAAACCCAATGGTACAGCTTTTCTACGGGACTTTCCTGACTGAGGGGGTCCATGAGG GCAATACTTTCTCCAAGATTGAAACCTTTGGTCAGTATCCCCTTCAGGTAAATGGTTATCGAGACTTGAGTGAGTGCTTGGAAGGAGCCATGGTGGAGGGAGAGATGCAGGAGGCAACCACATCTCAGTCGGGCAAGTACAGGCAGGAG CGCTGGTTTACAAAACTGCCCCCTGTGCTGACCTTCGAGCTCTCCCGATTCGAGTTCAATCAGTCGCTGGGACACACCGAGAAGATTCACACCAAGCTAGAATTTCCCCAGACCATTTACATGGACAG GTACCTCCACTGCAGTAAAGAGCTTATtcagaagaagagagaagaggttAAGAGATTGAGTGAGAAACTGGTGATTCTGCAGCAGAAACTGGAGAG GTACCTGAAGTACGGCTCCGGCCCAGCCCGCTTCCCGCTGCCCGACATGCTCCAGTATGTGTTGGAATTCGTTGCCACAAAGCCAGCTGTggctcttcctcctgctcaggACTCCCAGACAACACCCCTGCAGTCCCAAACCGAGCCTTGTGTTTCGGACACGCTTTCACAACCAAACAG CACACTGGAAAGGAGGGATAGTCCGACAGAAGGTGGAGCTTCCTCTTCACCTCAGCAAGACTCGAGTGCTCCGCTCCAGCCTTCTGGTGCAGCCCCAGCAATGTCTGAGCATCCAGCTCCTCATGTGGTTTCCGAGGAGGAGCTGAATCTGGTTCGGACCTGTCTGGAGCGATGGAGAAATGAGATCGAGCAAGACATGGAAG ATCTGAAGAGATCTATTGCCAGAATCAACCTGTCCATTGAGCAAATATACTGTGACCCTCTCCTCCAGCAG GTTCCCTATCGCTTGCATGCAGTCCTGGTACACGAAGGGCAAGCGAACGCTGGTCACTACTGGGCCTTCATCTATGACCAGCCTCGGAAAAGCTGGCTCAAATACAACGACATCTCCGTGACAGAATCCTCGTGGGAAGAAGTGGAGAGAGATTCATTTGGGGGCTTGAGGAATGCCAGTGCCTACTGCCTGGTGTACATCAGTGACAAGGTGTCCGGCTCTGTGGCAG ATgcccccgaggctggacagttTCAGAAGGAAGTTGAAGACTTGCCCCTGGACCTGAGGCACTTCATCGAGGAGGACAACTGGCGGTTCGAGCAGGAGGCCAAGGAGTGGGAGGAGGAGCAGTGCTGCAAGATTCCCCAGAGGGAGCCTTCGCCCACTTCTGACTCGCAGGACTTCTCCTCTGAATCAGGCCGAG ATCAGCCCTCGGGCTGCGCGCGCTCCCTGTCCTCCGAGCACGCCCGCATCGCGCAGGAGCAGACGGCCAAGGCCATCGCCAACAGCGCAGACACCTACGACAGGAGCGGCGCCGAGGCAGCGCTCTGCAAG CCCAAGGAGGTAGAGCCAGTGAAGGCCCAGGCGGGAGAAACAGCCCCTACGGGTCAGGCAGAACAACCCCAGGACGCTAACGAAGCAGAGCCTGCTGCCCACAGTAGCTCACAGGTCTCTGAGGTGGAAATCCCCAGTGTGGGGAAGATTCCCGTTAGATCCGATGCAGATGGATATAATGAGGAG GCGTTCCACGAGGAGTATTCCCGACTCTACTTGCTTTCCAAGGAGACCCCGACCCCTCAGAACGATGCCCGGTTGCAGCACGTGCTCATTTACTTCCTGCAAAACAACGCTCCGCAGCAGGTCGTGGAACGGACCCTCCTGGAGCAGTTCGCAGACAAAAACCTCAGCTACGATGAAAG GTCCATTAACATCATGAAGGTAGCGCGAGCAAAGCTGAGAGAAATCGGTCCTGACGATGTCAATATGGAGGAGTACAAG AGATGGCACGAAGACTACAGCCTCTTCCGCAAGGTGTCCATTTACCTGCTGACAGGGCTGGAGCTCTACCAGAACAAGAA GTACCAGGAGTCACTCACCTACCTGGTGTACGCCTACCAGAGCAACAccaagctgctgcagaagggcaCCAAGAGAGGAGTGAGCGAATCCCTGATTACCTTGTACAGAAGGAACTGTCTCCTG AAGCTGAATGAAGTGGCAGCATCTATGTTCATAAGCTGTGAAGAAGCTCGTGTGGCAGAGGGCATTAGCATCCTGAACGAGCTGATCATCCCCTGCATGCACCTCATGAACAACTTTGAGATCTCCAGGGAGGACATGGATGCCATCGAGGTCATGAGAAACCACTGGTGCTCCTATTTGGGTCGCGAAGACATGGACG CAAAGCTGCAGATGAGGCTGGGTGAGGTCCTGCCCCGGCTCCTCGACTGCCCCAGCGAGGTCGTCGTCCTGAAGGAGCCGCCGAAGATCCGGCCCAACTCCCCCTACGACCTCTGCAGCCGCTTCGCAGCCGTCATGGAGTCCATCCATGGCGCCTCGACCGTCGCTGTGAAGTAG